The window TTTTATTACTAAGTTATTGTGTCAATTAAAGTACTCTTTACTAATTAAAAAGTTATATAGGAAAAAAAATATAATTACAGTGTCTAAAGGTGTTATGAAATCTATGTTAAGTACAGGGTTGAAACCAAAGAATATAGAGTATATTTATAATCCTGTAAATTTTTTAGACATTCGAAAGCAAGCAGATGAGTATGTTCCTGTGGAAAACAACTATATTGTGCATGTTGGCAGCTTTTCAAGAGTGAAGCGGCATAAATTTTTAATTCAAGCTTATAAGAAATCACAGGTTACGCAAAAATTATTATTAATAGGAAATTTTAATACTAAACATGGTAGAAGCTGTAAAAAGCTAGTTCGAGATTTAGGTTTAGAAGGTCAGGTAATTTTTAAAGGTTTTTGTCCAAACCCTTATCCTTATATAAAAAACGCAAAAGCATTAGTACTCAGTTCTGAATTTGAGGGATTATCCATGGTATTAATAGAGGCGCTTGTCTTAGGGGTCCCAGTAATTAGTACCAGTTGCACAGGGCCTGTAGAGATTTTGGTAGAGGAGTTAAGCCCGTTTTTATCCCCTGTTAATAGCGTAGAAGAGTTTTCAAAAAATATTAAAAAAGTAATTAAAAATCCACCA is drawn from Pseudobdellovibrionaceae bacterium and contains these coding sequences:
- a CDS encoding glycosyltransferase, producing MKNICLFVDSLKGGGAERVVLNLASALTNMGHRVDIVVLGNGVDYCVEHIKYNIHILDILNHKKYLTKKFKYKDLARITEEKVIEIGVKFDLFISNNVVTDKICQYIKVENLYFCIHSSLLNNCKMKKVFITKLLCQLKYSLLIKKLYRKKNIITVSKGVMKSMLSTGLKPKNIEYIYNPVNFLDIRKQADEYVPVENNYIVHVGSFSRVKRHKFLIQAYKKSQVTQKLLLIGNFNTKHGRSCKKLVRDLGLEGQVIFKGFCPNPYPYIKNAKALVLSSEFEGLSMVLIEALVLGVPVISTSCTGPVEILVEELSPFLSPVNSVEEFSKNIKKVIKNPPLITDKFISKFDAEKKATQYLQLCK